In the Lascolabacillus massiliensis genome, one interval contains:
- a CDS encoding TorF family putative porin, with translation MNRLFVLLLTIFISISLVKSQELTVNAEADIVSSYIWRGLYVGPASVQPGISLSSGGFTLGVWGSSSFNASWREFDLFASYSIGNFNFLITDYFLPHDLPAIEKISYFDFSKHVVEATLGFSLGESVPLSFVWNTNFLGDDDYSSYFEASYSIPTSFVDIDLILGATPAAGYYSDGFAVVVTAIKATKEISLSDSFSIPVYTQAVLNPDSKDVFLLFGMKF, from the coding sequence ATGAATAGATTATTTGTTTTACTGCTTACCATTTTTATATCAATTAGTTTAGTAAAGTCACAGGAGTTAACTGTAAATGCTGAGGCAGATATTGTAAGCTCTTATATCTGGCGAGGTTTATATGTTGGCCCTGCTTCAGTTCAACCAGGCATATCGCTCTCTTCGGGAGGTTTTACATTGGGTGTCTGGGGCTCTTCCAGCTTCAATGCTTCATGGAGAGAGTTTGACCTCTTTGCCAGCTATTCAATAGGTAATTTTAATTTTTTAATTACTGATTATTTTTTGCCGCATGATCTCCCTGCTATCGAAAAGATCAGTTATTTCGATTTTTCTAAACATGTTGTAGAAGCAACTTTAGGCTTCTCTCTCGGAGAGTCTGTCCCGCTATCTTTTGTATGGAATACTAATTTTCTAGGTGATGATGACTACTCTAGTTATTTTGAAGCAAGTTACTCTATCCCCACATCTTTTGTCGATATAGATCTGATATTAGGTGCTACTCCTGCAGCGGGGTATTATTCAGATGGTTTTGCTGTTGTGGTTACTGCTATTAAGGCAACTAAAGAGATATCTTTAAGTGACTCATTTTCAATTCCTGTTTATACTCAGGCAGTTCTTAATCCTGATTCTAAGGATGTTTTCCTACTTTTTGGAATGAAGTTTTAA